The Polyangium mundeleinium genome contains the following window.
GCGCGGCGTCATGAAATGCTCCGTCGTGATCTCGATGAAATCGATGGAGTCCCTATGAGCCAGGATGGATGATTTCATCCGGCGCCGAAATCCGAGGCCGGAGCCGAGGTGCGGGATCGCATGAGCGGAGGACTGTAACATTGCTTTAGCTCCTGAGAATTCCTATCGACGCCATGTGTCCCAGCGCCTGAATCAGATCCTCCATGAGGCCTTCAATAGCAAGCTGATGTTCGAGCTCAGCAACGATACCCCGCACGGTCCGCACGCCATCACACAGGTCGAGCAGGCTCCCAAGAGCCTGGTTTACCTCGAATACGCGCGGAGGCGAAAGCCCTGCCAGATGTTGAAATACGATCCAAACTGGGGCCTTTTCGATGCGGCAGGGGAGCTCATCGTGACGCAGCGAGGATACGATGTCCGTGATGTTGTATTCGAATCCACCAAAACAAACGCCGCTCTTCACGACGGGGCAGGCGTCTATTGAAATGCCACCGGCGGGCGCCCCGGCGCCCTCTACGTCGTCGTCCGTTCGCGTCGGCGGGAATCCGGCTGCGCAAAAGAGGCGCTCATAACGGGCGAGCTCCGCGGCGTATGTCGGGACATCCTCATCCCCCCGAAGCGTCTCTTCCAGAAACGTGCCAAAGCTCCCGAGGTACTCCTGCGTGGAAGCATGAGGTCTCGCCGGGAAAAGCTGGTAGAATCGATCGGTATAGCGATCCATTGCGGCGGGGACGAGGCGGCCTGTGAGCGGGTAGTTTTCCTGGATCCGCTCGAGTCGCTTTCCCTTCAAAGAGGCCGCGAACGTTTCGAGCATGTCGCGGTCGATCTCCGTAACAGCCCGACCCTCTTCAGGCGAAAGCGCGTACATGTGAAGCGTCTTTTCTGGAGCTATATGGGATAACATCCGAAAACAATCGTCCGTGTACAGGCGGACGAGGTAACGCTGCATTTCGCTGAGGCTCACGAGCCACCTCTTCCATTTCGGAGGAGGGGCGAACGGCTGCGTTCTCATGGCATCGCGCAATCCATTGTGCGACAGGCCCAGGGCGCAGCCGCTCCCCCACGACTCTATGCTAGAGATCGTTCAATCGCTGAACGACTTGCACTTGCACTTGCACTTACAGTCTTCCCAGTCGAGGGGCTTCTGCGTTTCTGCCGCAGCGTTCACCTTGGCCGAGACCTCTTTGAGCTGAAAAATATTCTTGTGCGTGGACATGTGGTGCCTCCTTTGAACCGCGTGATTCATCTCGCGAATCCACGGGTGCATTCGATTCATCGAGCCATCGATTGCATCGTCAAGGGCGAAGGCAGCCTCATCCTCGAAATTTTCGGAGCACGGGTGCGGGACTTGTTGCCAAGTTTTGCGATTGACGTGCGCATGGCCTCGACAGCCTCTGCCGATAGGGATTCTCTGTATGGCTTCATGGCCGCCCTTCTTGAACGACGGCCTCGGCGGCACTCCCTCAGGAACGGCAGCGAGCGACGGCTCTCACGGCGGGCGCGCGAGTTTCGCGCAGCCGGGTGGGCCGCTTCACGTCGATCACCGACTTCGACGGGAAACACGATTTCGATTGGGCGGTCTTTGACACCCTTCACCGGACTTGCTGCCCGAACGCCTCGTCCGCAAGGTCCGCCTCGGCGTCGGCCTTCGTCTGCTGGACCCGCCCGGGGATGTGGTTCGGGGGCGCGTAGAGCGTATACAGCTTGAGCGGCGTCTTGCCCGTATTGATGAAGTTGTGGCGGACGCCGGGCGTCACGAGCACCACGTCACCAGGTCGGAACGGCGACGCGACGCCATTGAGGACGACTTTTCCTTCTCCCTCGACCAGGACCAGGACCTGCTCGACCCGCTTGTGCTGCTCCTGCCCGACTTCACCACCCGGCGGGATGCTCATGGCCACCACCTGCATCCGCTTCGCCGTGAAGAGCACGCGACGATAGGCTTCATTCTGCCGGGTGAGCGCGTCGATGTTCGCGTGAAACGTCACCCCGGCTCGCGGCGCGCGTTGCGCCTGGGCCTGCTGCCGAGCATCGGCCTGCGCCGAGGGCGAGACAGACCCAACGACACCGAGCACGCTTGCGAACGCGAGAAGACCCGCCAATAGAGTACGCGTCATGAGCCCCTCCTCGTGGAACGTATCCTTTGCGGAGGAACGT
Protein-coding sequences here:
- a CDS encoding cupin domain-containing protein — translated: MTRTLLAGLLAFASVLGVVGSVSPSAQADARQQAQAQRAPRAGVTFHANIDALTRQNEAYRRVLFTAKRMQVVAMSIPPGGEVGQEQHKRVEQVLVLVEGEGKVVLNGVASPFRPGDVVLVTPGVRHNFINTGKTPLKLYTLYAPPNHIPGRVQQTKADAEADLADEAFGQQVR